The region TCACGAATAGATATTTTAAAACGTAAGAGTTGAAACTACGACTTCTCATTGAGGGTGAGGCGTGTTACCTAGTAAgccaataactttttttttttttttttgtattatcagTGTTTGTTGTATTTAATCTACACATGTATTTTAAAATGAAGGAAAAATATCTAGTGTAAGTCTTGAGTCTGTAACATCTAATAAACAATATGACATGCTAATATTTAAGCTAATCAAAATTGTTAATTCATTCGTAATTCATCTAAAAACAGTTGGTTATGTTTACCAACATATTTGTTAAGAAACCATATATTTCTAAAGAGTAAAAAATGTGCCTTCTCTTTAAGGGACGAGGCGTGTTACATGTTTACATTAAATTCAATACAACAAACATTGATAATACAAAAAAAGAACCATTAACTTACCATCTAACACGCCTCGTCCCTTAAAGAGAAGACACATTTTTTACTCTTTAGAAATATATGGTTTCTTAACAAATATGTCGGTAAACATAACCAATTATTTTTAGATGAATTACGAATGAATTAACAATTTTGATTAGCTTAAAGATTAGCATGTCATATTGTTTATTAGATGTTACAGACTCAAGACTTACACTAGATATTTTTCCTTCATTTTAAAATACATGTGTAGATTAAATACAACAAACActgataatacaaaaaaaaaagttattggcTTACTAGGTAACACGCCTCACCCTCAATGAGAAGTCGTAGTTTCAACTCTTACGTTTTAAAATATCTATTCGTGACTGACCAATGGCTAAAAcgaaattttgtctaaaaaataaTGGCAAATGGGGAACAAAAAATATTGGGGTTAAACGCAAACTTATACGGAAATGTTGGGGTCAAATGCAAACAAAAAAATGcaaaaactgacacgtcatcattaCCTGTTGATGACCGGTCAAGGGTCCGAAAATGAAACGTTTTCTAAAATATAATGGCAAATGaagaacaaaaaataaatttgggGTTAAATCGAAACgaagatgtataaataatggtttttaagGTATTAACCTTAGACTTTTTATCGGGATCTTCTAATTATTTAGGCAAAGGTTAAAATAGCCTACCACATAGAAGGCAAGAAAGAAATTAGAGTACATTGAACATGGACAATACAGAAGCAGCAAAGCAAATCAATCTCCATGGCAACCTCATCACTGCATCCAACGATGAGAATCTAACAAACATTTTTCACCAAATCAGAACTTCCAAATCCCCTGTATGGATCTTCACTCCTAATTTTCTTTCAAAGATAAATTCCATTCATCGTCTTCACTAGTTAAACAATTTCTGCTTCTCTTTCTTGATTTGTTTTATCGTAGGCGGTGATCAACTTCGGTGCATCATGGTAATTCTTTGAAATCCAATCTATTAGATATATTCGTAAAATTCAACAGTAGATCGCTACAATCACACTTTTGAACTTTTGTATTTGGATTACGAAACCAAACATGAAGACaaggtgttcgatgaaatgctcGAATGAAAAATAGAAACAAAAGTTGAAGACaacgtgtttgatgaaatgctcaAATGAAAAATAGACCAATATATTTTGTTGTTTCTTTTACAGGTGTCGTGTTTGTGCAGAGATCCTCCCTTCGTTTAACCAATTAAGCAACAAGTTCCCAAAACTTTCATTTGTGTATGCAGATATCGATGAATGCCCAGAAACAACCCAACATATTCGATACACACCCACTTTCCATTTCTATCGAGATGGTGAAAGAGTCGACGCCATGTTTGGTGCCGGTCAAGAAAGGTTACACGACCGTCTCTGGTTACACTCCTAATTTTAAGTAAATTAAACTTTCGGAGGGATGTTTCTTAATGCCCTTAAATAGCTTAATAGCTTAATAGGTTATCACTTAATATggacattatatatgtatgttaatattttatttaatctgGACAAAAAAATTCTTCCAACTTAATGTATTAAATTAAGACACCAACATTTTACTTTGGAATGTTAGGGAACATGGTCACGAACGACTATTTGATATGTTTCTTGAGACTGTTTGATACTATAATtaatgacatttgattcggttcTATAGCTTCTGTAATGCCTTTATTGTAAGAAGTTGGGTTTGATCCGTTTAACAACTGTAAAACAACATTAAATCTAATTCAGATTGTTTATTTGGTCTGGAAAAGAAACATCATTATTGTTTTTTGGGTGTGTTTAGTGATATTGTAACAGGTTTTTGAAGCTAAATTCATAATACACAACAAGAACATaacttcataattttttttagaaattttcTATTCCAATGACAAGTATACATCACAAAAAAACACAagtaaaaacataacaaaagacAACGAATTGTAATGACGAAGCACAACATTTGACAAAAACAATCGAAGTTTTGTAATATTCCACTGCCCTCCTCCAACTTCAAACTCTATATCTTTATTCCCCATTTCCACTCCAAGGGCAAAAGTGTCATTCCATCAATCTCCCAGTATACTCATTTACTCACCACTCACGCCTTCGGCTTAAGAACCTTCGGAGTCTCCCAGGTAAAATCAGGATCTTCGCGACCGAAATGGCCATAAGCCGCAGTCTTCTGATACCTAAAATTCCCACCCCTTTTCAAATCAAGATTAATCGACATCATCCCTGGCCTAAAATCAAAATTCTCCTTAATCAAAACAAGAATATCTTTATCCGGAATCTTCCCAGTTTTATACGTGTCAACAAACACAGACAACGGCTCAGCCACCCCAATCGCATAAGAAACCTGAACAATACACCGCCGTGCAAGTCCCGAAGCCACCACACTCTTGGCCGCTTGCCTCACAATATAAGCCCCACTCCGGTCAACCTTCGTCGGATCCTTCCCGGAGAAAGCACCACCACCGTGGGCTCCCCACCCACCGTAAGTATCAATGATAATTTTCCGGCCAGTGAGCCCCGCATCACCGTGGGGACCACCAATCACAAACCGCCCAGACGGGTTCAGATGAAAGATGGTTTTTTCGTCAAGGTATTTAGATGGGATCACCGGTTTAATCACGTGTTCTTTAAGATCTTTAGCGATTTGGTCGTTTGTTACAGTTTCGTCATGTTGGGTGGATATAAGCACTGTATGAACCCTAATTGGAACCATGGCGCCATTATCGTTTTTATATTCAACTGTTACCTGTGTTTTTCCATCGGGGCGTAGCCATGAACAGGTTTTGTTCTTTCTGACTTCGGTTAATTTAGCTCCTAGTTTGGTTGCGAGGACATGGGTGAGTGGCATGAGCTCAGGGGTTTCATCTGTAGCGTACCCAAACATGTGTCCTTGATCACCAGCACCGATTTCTTCTGGTTTCTTGCTGAGGTGGCCATGGACGCCTTGAGCTATGTCGGGGCTTTGTTGCTCGATGTTGACTAGGACTTTGCAGTTGTCAGCATCGAGTCCGACTTCGGGAGATGTGAATCCGATTTCTTTGCAGGTTTTACGGACAATTTTCTCGTAGTCGACTTTGGCTTTGGTTGTGATTTCACCGAAGACCATGACCATGTTGGTTTTGGTGCAGGTTTCACAGGCGACTTTGCTTTCGGGGTCTTGTTCTAGACATGCGTCTAGAATGGCGTCTGAGACTTGATCACATAGCTTGTCTGGGTGGCCTTCGTTCACGGATTCTGATGTGAATAGGAAGGTTTCCATCTCTGTGATAATAAGAGTTCAATTAGCAACGAATGAAATCCAGGCAATTTCTTCATATGAATTTTGAACGAGTGTATCACATTAGGATCATTACTGAAGTGAGAAACTAATCGGATAGTTTACTTATCACAGAATTCAGTAAATCATCTGTGGTTTAAGCGCTATACCACGAAATACAACAGCTACGACGTTCGATTAACAACTTTAGTAGAAGAAAGTATATGAAATACATGGATCTACTCCGAAAAGAGGCTATTTAACATAATCGTACTTAAAATTCCTGAAAAACGATCGAACAGAATGTTCATAATGTACAGAGATCTCGCTCTTCGAATCAAACTTCAACAATTTCTAAAGCATAGAAAGAACAGTTTATCAATGTGATTGATCACATATAGATTTTAAACATATACACAAAAACCTACGAGAGATTTCCACAATCGACATTAACAAACCGCAAATTCAGGAAATAGAAAGTTGATTATACGGATCAAAAATGAAATTCAGAATATAAAAACGCAATTGAATCGAAACAATAGCAGCAAATCGAACGTACCTTTCTTTGATCGGGATCTGTAGAGATACGGGgaaaaacgagagagagagagagatggatggTTTGAAGTGAGTGGGGAAGTTGTGTGAATTTATAGGTGCGGATGTGTAGGAGATGCGCGAGTGACTCGCTCTGTAACTCAGGGTGAAGGTGGTTTATGAGGTTGTACATGATGGATAAAAATTTGTAAATGGCGAAACCTACCACATCCCTATGGTGGAACCTTCACCAACCCCTCAACCTCTTAGTGGGGCCCTTTCACCAACCCTTTTACCACCTTCGTTTTCCCTTCCCTAACAATCATATTTACATGGTTAGATTAAAATCTCACCTTCGTGCAAAATAAGATTTGGTTGTTCTATTTAGGTCCCAATTTCGTTGTCCATTAGACTAACCATCGGATCCTCTATCATGTTAACTCCCCATACGTGATGCTCTTAGGGTTTGATCATCTTAATCACCACAATGTTAGTGTAGGAAATAAATTCTTTGACGTACAAGCTAATCGTCTCTATGGTTTGCATCATGACTTCTTACAATTGAATATCTGTTTGTAGAGCTCCATGTTTATTTATGTTATGGTTTTTATTAGAGGATATGATAACATCTTCTATATAAAGATTCATCATGGTGAGATTTTGTTAGATGCACTTTACGCATCTTTTAACATGTTTGTTTCGTGTTTTTGCTATGCATGTTAGATTTGGAGTCATGCATTTTCGAGAAAGATGtgctttttgtggtttttggtaGAATTAGGTGATTTGTATGGTTTGGTTGGTGTGTAGGAACATTTGAAGGTGGAAACGTGCTTAAGAAGGTGCTAGGAAGCTTCGATGTTAGGAAGTTCAAAAGAAAAttgaaaaagtaaaaaaaaaacggGTGGGTACTGGCTTCTGATCTGTTACATGAGACTTGTTTTATTAGGTGTTAAAAATAGAATCTTGTTTTCGGAGATCTTGAAAACGAGATGTCGAAACTTAAAGAAAACATTGGGTGTGTTTTCTGAAGGACAAAAAGCATGGTCATGTTTTTATGCTTCTGTGCAGAAAATGACAACTTACTTTGAGGGACTTTCGAATTTGGGCCTCGAACTTTAATAGAATTTGGACTTTCCATGTGTTGTAAAAAAAGAGAGTTTTGACTTTCCATGTGTTGTAAAAAAAAAGAGTTTTGACATTTTTTTCTTAATGTGCAACCATGAGATCTCACCATGGGTGAATTTTAGGAAGGCTCGGCTTAAATATTTGTTTGgaaactttttttattttttttattttttttttttatttatttatttattttattttaattatgtaAGTTGAATTAACGTTTTGATTACTACTTTAGATTTGTAAGTATTTTTAGCAACGCTTAGCTAAAAACTTAGGGTGTTTGGATAAATTAGATTATAACTTATTAGCTTATTTGCGGTGAGAATAAACAATAATCAAGGGGGAGATGCTTATTAAAATCAACTTATTTAGTTTATCCCTATCACAATAAACTGATTTTTGAGGATTCCTATCCAAACAATTAAACTTAGTTTATTATGATGAGaataaacaataaataataaGCACCATCTTTtttccctatccaaacacccccttaaataTGGTTCCATAGTTCATATTCCTTCTTTTATGTAGTTAAGTTTTGTGGATTAATGTTGAAGACGATTTCTAATTTAgtaattaaaattttgttttgattaaaCTCTCAAATTTTAACTTGGTTTTGTTGGACACTTAAATTAGTGCATAGTTATTTAATTCATGAAATTTGTAATTGTTTTGTAATGTGAAACTAGTAACAAACAACCAGTTTGACCAAAATATAATGATTCTACAGTTTTTATGGTTCCTTATCTActaaactgcaaaaatggtccatatggtttactcaaaattgtcattttggtccaaaaagattTGG is a window of Lactuca sativa cultivar Salinas chromosome 1, Lsat_Salinas_v11, whole genome shotgun sequence DNA encoding:
- the LOC111893008 gene encoding S-adenosylmethionine synthase 2; this encodes METFLFTSESVNEGHPDKLCDQVSDAILDACLEQDPESKVACETCTKTNMVMVFGEITTKAKVDYEKIVRKTCKEIGFTSPEVGLDADNCKVLVNIEQQSPDIAQGVHGHLSKKPEEIGAGDQGHMFGYATDETPELMPLTHVLATKLGAKLTEVRKNKTCSWLRPDGKTQVTVEYKNDNGAMVPIRVHTVLISTQHDETVTNDQIAKDLKEHVIKPVIPSKYLDEKTIFHLNPSGRFVIGGPHGDAGLTGRKIIIDTYGGWGAHGGGAFSGKDPTKVDRSGAYIVRQAAKSVVASGLARRCIVQVSYAIGVAEPLSVFVDTYKTGKIPDKDILVLIKENFDFRPGMMSINLDLKRGGNFRYQKTAAYGHFGREDPDFTWETPKVLKPKA
- the LOC111893009 gene encoding thioredoxin-like 3-3, encoding MDNTEAAKQINLHGNLITASNDENLTNIFHQIRTSKSPAVINFGASWCRVCAEILPSFNQLSNKFPKLSFVYADIDECPETTQHIRYTPTFHFYRDGERVDAMFGAGQERLHDRLWLHS